A single region of the Pontibacter kalidii genome encodes:
- a CDS encoding GyrI-like domain-containing protein: MNKKIFYVVAGIATVVLVLYTYLGGFSEPAVTLTTSETKYVAGQPFEGSVEDEAMGRAFQRVSQVLQEQELQGHPGNIYYNDPDKSGDSIRAFIGIIIPDSTAKLPDGFTLRTVPGGRQVVRAEATANIALLPKKLYAAVFDHAEEEKLKLEEFYVEWFPENDKGVLEVPVKE, encoded by the coding sequence ATGAACAAGAAGATTTTTTACGTAGTGGCAGGCATTGCCACTGTCGTGTTGGTGCTTTATACTTACCTCGGTGGGTTTTCCGAACCAGCCGTTACCCTTACCACCTCAGAGACGAAGTATGTAGCCGGGCAACCGTTTGAGGGCTCCGTGGAGGACGAGGCCATGGGCCGGGCCTTCCAGCGGGTATCGCAGGTGCTGCAGGAACAGGAGCTGCAGGGCCACCCGGGCAACATCTACTACAACGACCCCGACAAGAGCGGCGACAGCATCCGTGCCTTTATTGGCATTATCATTCCGGACTCCACTGCCAAATTACCCGATGGCTTTACATTGCGCACCGTGCCGGGTGGCCGCCAGGTAGTGCGGGCCGAGGCAACGGCCAATATAGCCCTGCTGCCCAAAAAGCTCTACGCCGCCGTGTTCGACCATGCCGAGGAGGAGAAGCTGAAGCTGGAGGAGTTCTACGTGGAGTGGTTCCCGGAGAACGACAAAGGCGTGCTAGAGGTGCCGGTAAAGGAGTAG
- a CDS encoding TetR/AcrR family transcriptional regulator, with product MAGGRPYIIYSRNHSDYTLGKKAEAKKELILEAAKSVFGRLGYSKATLDDIAAAIGMKKPSLYYYYKSKELLYIEAFSQEWKARLSHIKQLAEHEPNPHKRLLLYIQSSLRYYQEIVSAHTISIKVLIETRAMFQELFRESRGKETNYYATVIKEGIAKGVFIPCEAERVGYSMMVVKDLIQFEEFQRADFHQLPSIDFEKIERDVLYTINLILNGIAVQE from the coding sequence TTGGCAGGAGGGAGGCCATACATCATCTACTCCCGTAACCACAGCGATTATACTTTGGGCAAGAAGGCAGAGGCTAAGAAAGAGCTGATCTTGGAGGCAGCGAAAAGCGTGTTTGGCAGGCTAGGCTACAGCAAGGCCACCCTCGACGATATTGCCGCGGCCATCGGCATGAAGAAGCCATCGCTCTACTATTACTACAAAAGCAAGGAGCTGCTCTACATCGAGGCCTTCTCGCAGGAGTGGAAGGCCCGCCTCTCGCACATCAAGCAGCTGGCCGAGCATGAGCCCAACCCGCACAAGCGCCTGCTGCTCTACATCCAGTCCTCGCTGCGTTATTACCAGGAAATCGTGTCAGCGCACACCATCTCCATTAAAGTGCTGATCGAGACACGGGCCATGTTCCAGGAGCTGTTCCGGGAGTCGCGGGGCAAGGAGACGAACTACTATGCCACCGTGATAAAGGAAGGCATTGCCAAGGGGGTGTTCATTCCCTGCGAAGCGGAGCGCGTGGGCTATTCCATGATGGTAGTGAAAGACCTGATCCAGTTCGAGGAGTTCCAGCGCGCTGATTTCCACCAGCTACCCTCCATTGACTTCGAGAAAATTGAGCGGGACGTGCTTTACACCATCAACCTTATCCTTAACGGCATCGCGGTGCAGGAGTAA